One stretch of Micromonospora inyonensis DNA includes these proteins:
- a CDS encoding helix-turn-helix domain-containing protein produces MSQHVKAALLASKGLSKTDRGVLVAIAAHMNKAGDAWPSVATIAEYADCSERTVQRSIARLINLGRIVWRHVAGRATRTYRLVVAAVRG; encoded by the coding sequence GTGAGCCAGCACGTCAAGGCGGCCCTGCTCGCCAGCAAGGGCCTCAGCAAGACCGATCGCGGCGTCCTGGTCGCCATCGCCGCCCACATGAACAAGGCCGGCGACGCCTGGCCGTCGGTCGCCACGATCGCCGAGTACGCCGACTGCTCCGAGCGCACCGTCCAACGGTCCATCGCCCGACTCATCAACCTCGGCCGGATCGTCTGGCGCCACGTCGCCGGCCGCGCCACCCGCACGTACCGGCTCGTCGTCGCCGCCGTCCGAGGGTGA
- a CDS encoding helix-turn-helix domain-containing protein, giving the protein MDSLGRQIAKIRGRRGMSQRELAAAAGVSVDLVSKLEQGQRKSARLESVAALAHALDVTPAELLGKPRGLAAGAEDGEIGAIRRAVLGLRPDHQDPPTRAAQTAAIDDLWSAYWSGRYAHLARQLPDRVDQARALTRDGRPADHALLASALQLTGSLLAHLAHEDLAHLALTEAGRAAEASGDHLLHAAQQATRSWVLSRQGLWSEAEHVAITAAASVEPTLSRSSVDQVALWGELLRYGTTAVARSGRQAEATELLGLVGAAASRMGHDQATRYVGRAFGPTVARMKAVDVAVSGGQPRRAIRLADQVEHPEAAPTAMHARYLLNVAWAQTMDWRSQDAVDTLRRVEALTPELLLHQTLAHTIVAELLPRRHRQRLPGLAALADRMGVPR; this is encoded by the coding sequence ATGGACAGTCTCGGCCGCCAGATCGCCAAGATCCGGGGTAGACGCGGCATGTCGCAACGCGAGCTGGCCGCCGCCGCCGGCGTCAGCGTCGACCTGGTCTCGAAGCTAGAGCAGGGCCAGAGGAAAAGCGCCCGCTTGGAGTCCGTGGCCGCGCTTGCTCACGCGCTCGACGTCACGCCCGCCGAGCTGCTCGGCAAGCCGCGCGGCCTGGCCGCCGGCGCGGAGGACGGGGAGATCGGCGCGATCCGCCGGGCGGTGCTCGGTCTACGCCCGGACCACCAGGACCCGCCCACCCGGGCAGCCCAGACCGCCGCCATCGACGACCTCTGGTCGGCGTACTGGTCAGGGCGGTACGCGCACCTCGCCCGACAGCTGCCAGACCGTGTCGACCAGGCCCGCGCGCTCACCCGTGACGGCCGGCCCGCCGACCACGCGCTGCTCGCCAGCGCCCTCCAGCTCACTGGGAGCCTGCTCGCCCACCTCGCGCATGAAGACCTGGCCCATCTGGCGCTGACTGAGGCCGGACGCGCGGCCGAGGCCAGCGGGGACCACCTGCTCCACGCCGCACAACAGGCCACCCGGTCCTGGGTGCTGTCCCGACAGGGCCTCTGGTCCGAGGCGGAACACGTGGCGATTACGGCTGCGGCCTCCGTGGAGCCGACGCTGTCCCGGTCATCCGTCGACCAGGTTGCACTGTGGGGCGAGCTGCTCCGGTACGGCACCACAGCGGTGGCCCGATCCGGGCGGCAGGCTGAGGCGACCGAGCTACTCGGCCTCGTCGGCGCAGCGGCGTCCCGGATGGGCCACGACCAGGCCACGCGGTACGTCGGCCGGGCGTTCGGGCCGACGGTGGCTCGGATGAAGGCGGTGGACGTGGCGGTCTCGGGCGGCCAGCCGCGCCGCGCTATTCGGCTAGCCGACCAGGTGGAGCACCCGGAGGCGGCTCCGACCGCGATGCACGCCCGGTACCTGCTCAACGTGGCGTGGGCGCAGACGATGGACTGGCGATCCCAGGACGCGGTGGACACTCTCCGGCGGGTCGAAGCACTCACGCCGGAGCTGCTGCTCCATCAGACACTCGCTCACACGATCGTGGCCGAGCTGCTCCCGCGCCGGCACCGGCAGCGGCTCCCCGGGCTGGCGGCCCTCGCCGACCGCATGGGCGTGCCTAGGTAG
- a CDS encoding helix-turn-helix domain-containing protein, with protein MDVDELPIGRRVAQWRMRRKMSQQVFADRLGKSKSWVDKVERGVRSLDKVSTIQDIAAVLRIDTAVLLGRDAQPDSATERVDAVDRIRAALSTYEVALARPGAPLAVVPAGELAGRVEHAWITYQRARYPQLIALLPDLLGTAQRTHAHGPVSGRAPLVEAYRITASLLVKLGEADLAWLAADRAMAVATGDPVLVATAAVQLGHALRAAGRGRAAMSAVLAAAYRIAPPVIEYGTPPELSLCGTLLVQAALAAARDGDDCTTVELIDEAADMAARVGDGHDHHRTAFGPTAVDLARVTAAIELGERDAVAWHEKATTQYGWQCLPVEHRAGHLVDAARAYLQADDPAAAGRALVDAGRLAPAEMDRPAARDVLARVVRCPDVPPTVTRLATTLGVA; from the coding sequence GTGGACGTTGACGAACTGCCCATCGGCCGGCGCGTCGCCCAGTGGCGCATGCGGCGCAAGATGTCCCAGCAGGTGTTCGCCGACAGGCTCGGCAAGTCGAAGAGCTGGGTCGATAAGGTGGAGCGGGGTGTCCGCTCGCTCGACAAGGTCTCCACCATCCAGGACATCGCCGCCGTCCTGCGCATCGACACCGCGGTGCTGCTCGGCCGGGACGCCCAGCCGGACAGCGCCACTGAGCGGGTCGACGCCGTCGACCGGATCCGGGCCGCGCTGTCGACGTACGAGGTCGCGCTGGCCCGACCGGGCGCGCCGCTCGCCGTGGTGCCCGCCGGCGAGCTGGCCGGCCGGGTCGAGCACGCCTGGATCACCTACCAGCGTGCCCGGTATCCCCAGCTGATCGCGCTGCTTCCGGACCTGCTGGGCACCGCGCAGCGCACCCACGCCCACGGTCCGGTGTCGGGCCGGGCGCCGCTGGTGGAGGCGTACCGGATCACCGCCTCCCTGCTGGTAAAGCTCGGCGAGGCGGACCTTGCGTGGCTCGCCGCCGACCGGGCCATGGCGGTGGCCACAGGCGACCCGGTGCTGGTGGCCACCGCGGCCGTGCAGCTCGGCCACGCCCTGCGCGCGGCCGGCCGGGGGCGGGCGGCGATGTCGGCGGTGCTGGCCGCCGCGTACCGGATCGCCCCGCCCGTGATCGAGTACGGCACTCCACCCGAGCTGTCCCTCTGCGGCACGCTGCTGGTACAGGCCGCCCTGGCCGCCGCCCGCGACGGGGACGACTGCACCACCGTCGAGCTGATCGACGAGGCCGCCGACATGGCCGCCCGGGTGGGCGACGGCCACGACCACCACCGGACCGCGTTCGGGCCGACGGCTGTCGACCTGGCCCGGGTCACGGCGGCGATCGAGCTGGGCGAACGTGACGCGGTCGCCTGGCACGAGAAGGCGACCACGCAGTACGGCTGGCAGTGCCTGCCAGTCGAGCACCGGGCCGGGCATCTCGTCGACGCCGCCCGCGCCTACCTCCAAGCCGACGATCCGGCCGCCGCTGGTCGCGCCCTGGTCGACGCCGGCCGGCTCGCCCCGGCCGAGATGGACCGGCCGGCCGCGCGGGACGTGCTGGCCAGGGTGGTGCGCTGCCCCGACGTCCCGCCGACCGTGACCCGGCTGGCCACCACTCTGGGAGTCGCGTGA